A single genomic interval of Brevundimonas diminuta harbors:
- a CDS encoding sensor histidine kinase, with protein MAMALLPIFVLSLIQTQADFQRQADDRQVDLQLAAERSASSAKAKLDSAQVLLRALSPDAVGPYCAPRLTALVGRLEGYEGLYRISPTGEAVCASGRADGVRSGVAPAARATWFQRLRNGEELVVMRAPDGAGYEGALIVATRAERPMGRFDGAMVAVIPFSALQPDVADPALPSDAEAALTDGAGRILTASDPDVFKLSAGDDIAGWVGRARDQGSAVFEAKDAQNQRRDYAGAALAGGDLYALLSAPAPGWLSWARLNPIGTLLLPLGAWLTAFAAVMLLSERIFIRWLDYLERVAAIYAKGRFSVRPLQAMNAPSEIRTMARTLDEMAEAITLRDRELTDALVEKDALMREIHHRVKNNLQIISSLLSMQQRALTDAPAKAALGDTRQRISALALIYRTLYQSNDIRHADAREFLNELVGQLIASEAGRGPVVISSVDADSLHVDPDKLAPLALWLVEAVSNAQKHAFAHSGGELKVRFRVQGETSVLEVEDNGPGAQAGAEVGVGRTLMSAFAKQLRGETEFDTPAGGGTIARMIFATPEALAPVDPADKTPGTAALASR; from the coding sequence ATGGCCATGGCCCTGCTGCCGATCTTCGTGCTCAGCCTGATCCAGACCCAGGCGGACTTCCAAAGACAGGCGGACGATCGACAGGTCGATCTGCAACTGGCCGCCGAACGCAGCGCCTCCAGCGCCAAGGCCAAGCTGGACAGCGCCCAGGTGCTGCTGCGCGCGCTCAGCCCCGATGCGGTCGGCCCCTATTGCGCACCGCGCCTGACGGCGCTCGTCGGACGACTGGAAGGTTACGAGGGTCTCTATCGCATCAGCCCGACGGGCGAGGCGGTCTGCGCCTCAGGCCGGGCGGACGGCGTGAGATCCGGCGTGGCGCCGGCCGCCCGGGCGACCTGGTTCCAGCGGCTGCGCAATGGCGAAGAACTGGTCGTTATGCGCGCGCCCGATGGCGCCGGCTATGAAGGCGCGCTGATCGTGGCCACCCGCGCCGAGCGGCCGATGGGCCGGTTCGACGGCGCCATGGTCGCCGTGATTCCCTTCTCCGCCCTGCAACCCGATGTGGCCGACCCCGCCCTGCCCTCTGACGCGGAGGCGGCATTGACCGACGGCGCCGGCCGCATTCTGACGGCCAGTGATCCCGACGTCTTCAAACTGTCGGCTGGCGACGACATCGCGGGCTGGGTCGGCCGGGCGCGCGATCAGGGCTCTGCGGTGTTCGAGGCCAAGGATGCGCAGAATCAGCGCCGCGACTATGCGGGCGCGGCCTTGGCCGGCGGCGATCTTTACGCCCTGTTGTCGGCCCCGGCGCCCGGCTGGCTGTCATGGGCGCGGCTCAATCCGATCGGCACCCTGTTGCTGCCGCTGGGCGCCTGGTTGACGGCGTTCGCGGCGGTGATGCTGCTGTCCGAACGCATCTTCATTCGCTGGCTGGATTATCTGGAGCGGGTCGCAGCCATCTACGCCAAGGGCCGGTTCTCGGTGCGTCCGCTGCAGGCTATGAACGCCCCGTCGGAAATCCGCACCATGGCGCGCACCCTGGACGAGATGGCCGAGGCCATCACCCTGCGCGACCGCGAGCTGACGGACGCCTTGGTGGAAAAGGACGCGCTGATGCGCGAGATCCATCACCGGGTGAAGAACAACCTTCAGATCATCTCCTCCCTGCTGTCGATGCAGCAGCGCGCCCTGACCGATGCGCCGGCCAAGGCGGCTCTGGGCGATACGCGCCAGCGCATCTCGGCCTTGGCCCTGATCTATCGCACCCTCTATCAGAGCAACGACATCCGCCACGCCGATGCGCGCGAGTTTCTGAACGAACTGGTGGGCCAACTGATCGCCAGCGAAGCCGGGCGCGGACCGGTGGTCATCAGCTCGGTGGACGCCGATTCCCTGCACGTCGATCCGGACAAGCTGGCGCCCCTGGCGCTGTGGCTGGTCGAGGCGGTCAGCAATGCGCAGAAACACGCCTTCGCCCACAGCGGCGGCGAGCTGAAGGTCCGCTTCCGCGTCCAGGGCGAGACATCGGTTCTGGAAGTCGAGGACAATGGCCCGGGCGCCCAGGCCGGCGCCGAGGTCGGGGTGGGCCGCACCCTGATGAGCGCCTTCGCCAAACAGCTGCGCGGCGAGACCGAGTTCGACACTCCTGCCGGCGGCGGCACCATCGCCCGCATGATCTTCGCCACCCCCGAAGCCCTCGCGCCCGTCGATCCGGCGGACAAGACGCCCGGAACCGCAGCGCTGGCATCGCGTTGA
- a CDS encoding entericidin A/B family lipoprotein: MRKIFVLVAAAAALTTAACNTVEGVGRDTQAAGQAVTGAAQDAKN; this comes from the coding sequence ATGCGCAAGATTTTCGTTCTGGTCGCCGCCGCCGCCGCCCTGACCACCGCCGCCTGCAACACCGTCGAAGGCGTGGGCCGCGACACCCAGGCCGCCGGCCAGGCCGTGACCGGCGCCGCCCAAGACGCCAAGAACTAA
- a CDS encoding NAD-dependent succinate-semialdehyde dehydrogenase encodes MNQTARDAGLKLLRQHALIAGKAVPANGGGIAVDDPATGDVIGHVPDLGAAETEQAIAAASETFKIWSRSDPHARAAFLRKWAALIDDNLEGLGALMALENGKPFEEAEGEVTYANGFLKWFAGQAERLIGETQDSPLGHLILTYREAVGPCALITPWNFPAAMLTRKLGPAFAAGCTAVVKPASQTPFTAIALAELAYEAGLPKAALSIVTGDAATIGKALTDSPDIRKLSFTGSTGVGRKLAEQCAGTLKRVSMELGGAAPLIVFADADLDLAVAETIKGKFRNSGQTCVCPNRVYVERSVAETYAEKLAAEVAKIVVGPAFDDGVKVGPLIEDKAIDKVEKHVAAIKADGGRVLTGGSRHDLGGRFFQPTVTLGGDDALFREEETFGPMIPVFAFDTEDEALEKANASDYGLASYLFTRDLDRAMRFSRRIEAGMCGVNTGLISTAVAPFGGVKQSGYGREGSIHGIDEYVDVKTVTLALK; translated from the coding sequence GTGAACCAGACCGCCCGCGACGCCGGCCTCAAACTCTTGCGCCAGCACGCCCTGATCGCCGGCAAGGCCGTTCCGGCCAACGGCGGCGGCATCGCCGTCGATGATCCGGCGACCGGCGATGTGATCGGCCATGTCCCCGATCTGGGCGCCGCCGAGACCGAACAGGCCATCGCGGCGGCGAGCGAGACGTTCAAGATTTGGTCGCGATCCGATCCGCACGCGCGTGCGGCCTTTCTGCGCAAATGGGCGGCGCTGATCGACGACAATCTTGAGGGTCTGGGCGCCCTGATGGCGCTGGAGAACGGCAAGCCATTCGAGGAGGCCGAGGGCGAGGTCACCTACGCCAACGGTTTCCTGAAATGGTTCGCGGGCCAGGCCGAGCGGCTGATCGGCGAGACCCAGGACAGTCCGCTGGGCCATCTGATCCTAACCTATCGCGAGGCGGTCGGGCCCTGCGCCCTGATCACGCCCTGGAACTTCCCCGCCGCCATGCTGACGCGAAAGCTGGGGCCGGCGTTCGCGGCGGGCTGCACCGCCGTGGTCAAGCCGGCCAGTCAGACGCCCTTCACCGCCATCGCCCTGGCCGAACTCGCCTATGAAGCCGGCCTGCCGAAAGCCGCCCTGTCGATCGTCACCGGCGACGCCGCCACCATCGGCAAGGCGCTGACCGACAGCCCGGACATTCGCAAACTGTCCTTCACTGGCTCGACCGGCGTGGGTCGAAAGCTGGCCGAGCAATGCGCCGGAACGCTGAAGCGGGTGTCGATGGAGCTGGGCGGCGCGGCGCCGCTGATCGTCTTCGCCGACGCCGATCTGGATCTGGCTGTCGCCGAAACGATCAAGGGCAAGTTCAGGAACTCGGGCCAGACCTGCGTCTGTCCGAACCGCGTCTATGTCGAGCGATCGGTCGCGGAGACCTATGCCGAGAAACTGGCCGCCGAGGTGGCCAAGATCGTGGTCGGTCCCGCCTTCGACGACGGCGTGAAGGTCGGGCCGCTGATCGAGGACAAGGCCATCGACAAGGTCGAAAAGCACGTCGCGGCGATCAAGGCCGACGGCGGCCGGGTCCTGACCGGCGGGTCGCGCCACGATCTGGGCGGCCGCTTCTTCCAGCCGACCGTGACCCTGGGCGGCGACGACGCCCTGTTCCGCGAGGAAGAGACGTTCGGCCCTATGATCCCCGTCTTCGCCTTCGACACCGAGGACGAGGCGCTGGAGAAGGCCAACGCCAGCGACTACGGCCTGGCCTCCTATCTGTTCACCCGCGACCTGGACCGCGCCATGCGGTTCAGCCGGCGGATCGAGGCGGGCATGTGCGGGGTCAACACCGGCCTGATCTCCACCGCCGTCGCGCCGTTCGGCGGGGTCAAGCAGTCGGGCTATGGCCGCGAAGGCTCGATCCACGGCATTGACGAATATGTGGACGTCAAGACGGTGACGCTGGCGCTGAAATAG
- the obgE gene encoding GTPase ObgE, translated as MKFLDQAKIYIRSGNGGAGSVSFRREKFIPNGGPDGGDGGKGGDVWIEAVEGLNTLIDYRYQQHFKAQTGHHGQGRQMHGGKGEDVHLKVPVGTQVLDEDKETVLLDMDTPGKMELLLKGGNGGWGNVRFKGPTNQAPTYANPGQDGQERWIWLRLKLIADIGLAGLPNAGKSTFLSAASAAKPKIADYPFTTLAPNLGMVDLSPSERFVIADIPGLIEGASEGAGLGTRFLGHVERSASLIHLIDGTQDDVVEAYRIIRGELEAYGEGLADKAEILALNKIDALTPEAREEKAAELEAVAGRRPMLVSGVSGEGVPALLRAAWAEVKKTRGALAGDSDADQISGWQP; from the coding sequence ATGAAGTTCCTCGACCAGGCCAAGATCTATATCCGCTCCGGCAACGGCGGCGCGGGCTCCGTGTCGTTTCGACGCGAGAAATTCATCCCGAACGGCGGTCCCGACGGCGGCGACGGCGGCAAGGGCGGGGATGTCTGGATCGAGGCGGTCGAGGGTCTGAACACCCTGATCGACTATCGCTATCAGCAGCATTTCAAGGCCCAGACCGGCCACCACGGCCAAGGGCGCCAGATGCATGGCGGCAAGGGCGAGGACGTGCATCTGAAGGTGCCCGTCGGCACTCAGGTGCTGGACGAGGACAAGGAAACGGTCCTGCTGGACATGGACACGCCCGGCAAGATGGAGCTGTTGCTGAAGGGCGGCAACGGCGGCTGGGGCAATGTGCGCTTCAAGGGGCCGACCAATCAGGCGCCGACCTACGCCAACCCCGGCCAGGACGGGCAGGAGCGCTGGATCTGGCTGCGGCTGAAGCTGATCGCCGACATCGGTCTGGCGGGCCTGCCCAACGCGGGCAAATCGACCTTCCTGTCGGCCGCCAGCGCCGCCAAGCCCAAGATCGCCGACTATCCGTTCACCACCCTGGCCCCGAACCTGGGGATGGTGGACCTGTCGCCGTCAGAGCGGTTCGTCATCGCCGACATTCCCGGCCTGATCGAGGGCGCCAGCGAGGGCGCGGGACTGGGCACGCGGTTCCTGGGCCACGTCGAACGCTCGGCCAGCTTGATCCATCTGATCGACGGCACCCAGGACGATGTGGTCGAGGCGTACCGCATCATTCGGGGCGAGCTTGAAGCCTATGGCGAGGGTCTGGCGGACAAGGCCGAGATCCTGGCCCTGAACAAGATCGACGCCCTGACGCCCGAAGCGCGCGAGGAGAAGGCCGCCGAACTGGAGGCCGTCGCCGGTCGCCGCCCCATGCTGGTGTCCGGCGTGTCGGGCGAGGGCGTGCCCGCCCTTCTGCGCGCGGCCTGGGCCGAGGTGAAGAAGACGCGCGGCGCCCTGGCCGGCGACAGCGACGCGGACCAGATCAGCGGCTGGCAGCCCTGA